One part of the Streptomyces ferrugineus genome encodes these proteins:
- a CDS encoding asparagine synthase-related protein has product MRWLVGWSSTAAVAAGIGSAGATGSDGETVHPVGSQLLWGDPDPLWAVGDWRPDEVRVVKADAQNRIAVLGTCGASDEQLRLGLFAARGGALRHLTAWSGSYTAVVQVGRRVTVCGDLAGARPVFYTPWAGGTAYATAALPLADLIEANLDFGHLAALLAAPDVPAAVHDSTPYDGVRRIPPGHALILRAGAREVAGYEPVASLAVAAAPADPDSAVDAVRDALVEAVRARLSAPRHVPDIDPGPVPGMGPAERRAARGMPVPGIGADLSGGPASGTLALLAAGLPGMPGTVLGHGTGAGERLLAVTFNDLAVGGRESELERAGTLAANPRLHHVVVAGGEETLPYADLDGPLTDEPGPSLVTAARHRARLASGSADHFTGYGARQVLDAHPARLADLLMDRKRRHLVRPVAALAKADGSVLVPARVYGAARKLARTPYRTGLETLADRLLHRRFEEPGGAVGASLAALTWARPGPAARWLTGEALAEVSVRLQTATSRNGAGPGQRPGDHRARAALARHAADIRVLEQAAEIRSQRLHTPFLDNQVVRACRALPEALRVQPGARAAILRTVLEGAGVADLPLGWGAPSHAPAAVAARTGLRAATDSLMALFGTPLLAQAGLVEARVVRKALRAAAEGEPLPLDGLADLVSLELWLHRLLARRGTCWTGTPARQRAVPAGITPQKGVLGAGARRG; this is encoded by the coding sequence ATGCGGTGGTTGGTGGGATGGAGCAGCACCGCCGCGGTGGCCGCCGGAATCGGCTCCGCGGGGGCCACCGGCAGCGACGGCGAGACCGTGCACCCGGTGGGGTCCCAACTCCTGTGGGGCGACCCCGATCCGCTGTGGGCGGTCGGGGACTGGCGCCCCGACGAGGTGCGCGTGGTCAAGGCCGACGCGCAGAACAGGATCGCGGTCCTCGGCACCTGCGGGGCGAGCGACGAACAACTGCGCCTCGGCCTGTTCGCCGCGCGCGGAGGGGCACTTCGCCATCTGACGGCCTGGTCCGGCAGCTACACGGCCGTCGTCCAGGTCGGCCGCCGGGTCACGGTCTGCGGCGACCTCGCGGGCGCACGGCCCGTGTTCTACACCCCCTGGGCGGGCGGTACGGCCTACGCGACCGCCGCGCTCCCCCTCGCCGACCTCATCGAGGCCAACCTCGACTTCGGGCACCTGGCCGCCCTGCTCGCGGCCCCCGACGTACCGGCCGCCGTGCACGACTCCACCCCGTACGACGGCGTACGGCGCATCCCGCCGGGGCATGCGCTGATCCTGCGCGCCGGGGCACGCGAGGTCGCCGGGTACGAACCGGTCGCCTCGCTGGCGGTGGCGGCGGCACCGGCCGATCCGGACAGCGCGGTGGACGCCGTACGCGACGCCCTGGTGGAGGCGGTACGCGCGCGTCTGTCCGCGCCCCGCCACGTTCCCGACATCGACCCCGGTCCGGTGCCGGGGATGGGGCCGGCCGAGCGGCGGGCCGCGCGCGGGATGCCGGTTCCGGGCATCGGCGCGGACCTGTCCGGCGGGCCGGCCTCAGGCACCCTGGCCCTCCTCGCCGCCGGTCTCCCGGGCATGCCGGGCACGGTGCTGGGCCACGGCACGGGCGCCGGGGAGCGGCTCCTCGCGGTGACCTTCAACGACCTGGCGGTCGGCGGCCGCGAGTCGGAGCTGGAACGCGCCGGCACCCTGGCGGCCAACCCGCGCCTGCACCACGTGGTGGTGGCGGGCGGCGAGGAGACACTGCCGTACGCCGACCTGGACGGCCCCCTGACGGACGAGCCCGGCCCCAGCCTGGTGACGGCGGCGCGCCACCGAGCCCGTCTGGCATCGGGCAGCGCGGACCACTTCACGGGCTACGGCGCCCGCCAGGTCCTCGACGCCCACCCCGCGCGCCTGGCCGACCTCCTGATGGACCGCAAACGCCGGCACCTGGTCCGCCCGGTCGCGGCCCTGGCGAAGGCGGACGGCTCGGTGCTGGTCCCCGCGCGCGTGTACGGCGCGGCGCGCAAGCTGGCCCGCACGCCCTACCGGACCGGCCTGGAGACCCTGGCCGATCGCCTGCTGCACCGCCGCTTCGAAGAGCCCGGAGGCGCCGTGGGGGCATCGCTCGCCGCGCTCACCTGGGCCAGACCGGGCCCGGCGGCACGCTGGCTGACCGGTGAGGCGCTGGCGGAAGTATCGGTTCGCCTCCAGACGGCGACGAGCCGCAACGGCGCAGGCCCCGGCCAGCGCCCCGGCGACCACCGCGCGCGTGCGGCCCTGGCCCGCCACGCCGCGGACATCCGCGTCCTGGAGCAGGCCGCCGAGATCCGTTCCCAGCGCCTGCACACCCCCTTCCTCGACAACCAGGTCGTCCGTGCCTGCCGCGCCCTCCCGGAGGCCCTGCGCGTCCAGCCCGGCGCCCGCGCCGCGATCCTCCGCACGGTCCTGGAGGGCGCCGGAGTGGCCGACCTCCCACTCGGCTGGGGCGCCCCGTCCCACGCACCGGCAGCGGTGGCGGCCCGCACCGGCCTGAGAGCGGCCACGGACTCCCTGATGGCCCTCTTCGGCACACCACTGCTGGCACAGGCCGGCCTGGTGGAGGCCCGAGTCGTCCGCAAGGCCCTCCGCGCAGCAGCCGAGGGCGAGCCCCTCCCCCTGGACGGCCTGGCGGACCTCGTCTCCCTGGAACTCTGGCTGCACCGCCTACTGGCCCGCCGAGGCACCTGCTGGACCGGCACACCGGCCCGCCAGCGCGCGGTACCGGCGGGGATCACGCCGCAGAAGGGGGTGTTGGGGGCGGGGGCGCGGCGGGGATAG
- a CDS encoding MFS transporter: MSREQRGPNEKLGAVLALAGISNAGLARRVNDLGAQRGLTLRYDKTSVARWVSKGMVPQGAAPHLIAAAIGQKLGRPVPLHEIGLADADPAPEVGLAFPRDVGQAVKSATELYRLDLAGRRAGSGGIWQSLAGSFAVSAYATPASRWLITPADSSVAREVSPSEGSGAPLKVGHSDVQKLREAAEDARRWDSKYGGGDWRSSMVPECLRVEAAPLLLGSYSDEVGRALFGASAELTRLAGWMAFDTGQQEAAQRYYIQALRLARAAADVPLGGYVLASMSLQATYRGFGDEGVDLAQAALERNRGLATARTMSFFRLVEARAHARAGDAQAAGGALKAAEGWLERSREGDNDPSWLGFYSYDRFAADAAECYRDLKAPRQVRRFTEQALSKPTEEFVRSHGLRLVVSAVAELESGNLDAACEQGVRAVEVAGRISSARTTEYVKDLLHRLEPYGDEPRVVELRERARPLLVAPA; the protein is encoded by the coding sequence ATGTCCAGGGAGCAACGCGGGCCGAACGAAAAGCTCGGCGCCGTTCTCGCCCTCGCGGGAATCAGCAACGCAGGACTCGCCCGACGCGTCAACGACCTTGGCGCTCAGCGGGGCCTGACTCTTCGCTACGACAAGACGTCGGTGGCGCGCTGGGTGTCCAAAGGCATGGTGCCGCAAGGTGCCGCGCCGCACCTCATCGCCGCCGCGATCGGCCAGAAGCTGGGCCGCCCGGTGCCGCTCCACGAGATCGGCCTGGCGGACGCGGACCCCGCACCCGAAGTGGGCCTCGCCTTCCCCCGGGACGTCGGACAGGCGGTGAAGTCGGCGACGGAGCTCTACCGTCTCGACCTCGCCGGACGCCGCGCCGGCTCCGGCGGCATATGGCAGTCGCTGGCCGGTTCGTTCGCAGTAAGCGCATACGCAACGCCTGCCTCGCGGTGGCTGATAACCCCGGCCGACAGCTCGGTAGCGCGCGAGGTGAGCCCGTCCGAGGGCTCCGGCGCACCGCTCAAAGTCGGCCACAGCGACGTACAGAAGCTGCGGGAGGCCGCCGAGGACGCCAGGCGCTGGGACTCCAAGTACGGAGGCGGCGACTGGCGTTCGTCCATGGTGCCCGAGTGCTTACGAGTCGAGGCGGCGCCGCTGCTGCTCGGCTCGTACTCCGACGAGGTGGGACGTGCCCTGTTCGGGGCCAGCGCCGAACTCACGCGGCTCGCCGGGTGGATGGCCTTCGACACCGGGCAACAGGAGGCGGCCCAGCGGTACTACATCCAGGCGCTGCGGCTGGCCCGCGCGGCGGCCGACGTGCCCCTCGGCGGGTATGTGCTGGCGTCGATGTCGCTCCAGGCGACCTACCGGGGCTTCGGCGACGAGGGCGTCGACCTCGCCCAGGCCGCGCTGGAACGCAACCGGGGCCTCGCCACGGCCCGCACCATGAGCTTCTTCCGCCTGGTCGAGGCACGCGCGCACGCGCGCGCAGGTGACGCGCAGGCGGCCGGCGGCGCGCTGAAGGCGGCGGAGGGCTGGCTGGAGCGCTCCCGGGAGGGCGACAACGACCCGTCCTGGCTCGGCTTCTACTCCTACGACCGCTTCGCCGCGGACGCCGCCGAGTGCTACCGGGACCTGAAGGCACCGCGCCAGGTACGGCGGTTCACCGAGCAGGCGCTGTCGAAGCCGACGGAGGAGTTCGTGCGCTCGCACGGGCTGCGGCTCGTCGTCTCGGCGGTCGCCGAGCTCGAGTCGGGCAATCTCGACGCGGCATGCGAGCAGGGCGTGCGGGCGGTGGAGGTCGCGGGGCGGATATCGTCCGCGCGCACCACGGAGTACGTGAAGGACCTGCTGCACCGGCTGGAGCCGTACGGCGACGAGCCGAGGGTGGTCGAGC